The Papaver somniferum cultivar HN1 chromosome 3, ASM357369v1, whole genome shotgun sequence genome includes a region encoding these proteins:
- the LOC113356799 gene encoding peptidyl-prolyl cis-trans isomerase CYP40-like — translation MVNPRCFLDITIGGELEGRIVIEVYSDVVPKTAENFRVLCTGEKGIGPNTGVPLHFKGNCFHRVVKGFMIQGGDISARNGTGGESIYGVKFEDENFELKHERKGMLSMANSGPDTNGSQFFITTTRTSHLDGKHVVFGKVIKGMGVVRSIEHVTTTVGDAPDLEILIADCGEIPEGVDDGTSNFFNDGDTYPDWPADLEEKSGEITWWMDAVSAVKGFGNEHYKKQDYKMALRKYRKALRYLDICWEKDDIDEEKSSSLRKSKSQIFTNSSACKLKLGDLKGALLDTDFAMRDGEDNVKALFRQGRAYMALKDVDAAVESFKKALELEPSDAGIKKELAVAKKKIADRRDLEKKAYSKMFQ, via the exons ATGGTGAATCCAAGATGTTTCTTAGATATAACCATCGGAGGTGAATTAGAAGGAAGAATCGTTATTGAAGTTTACAGTGATGTTGTTCCTAAAACTGCTGAAAATTTTAGGGTTCTGTGTACCGGTGAAAAGGGTATTGGTCCTAATACCGGGGTTCCTCTTCACTTCAAG GGTAATTGTTTTCACCGGGTAGTCAAAGGTTTTATGATACAAGGTGGGGATATAAGTGCTAGGAATGGGACAGGGGGAGAATCAATCTATGGCGTGAAATTTGAGGATGAGAATTTTGAATTAAAACATGAGAGGAAAGGAATGTTGTCAATGGCTAATTCAGGTCCAGATACTAATGGATCACAGTTCTTTATTACGACTACCCGGACATCTCATCTAGATGGAAAGCATGTTGTATTTGGTAAAGTGATTAAGGGTATGGGTGTGGTTCGTTCTATTGAGCATGTTACTACAACTGTGGGTGATGCTCCTGATCTTGAGATTTTAATTGCTGATTGTGGAGAGATTCCTGAGGGAGTTGATGATGGGACTTCAAACTTTTTCAATGATGGTGATACTTATCCTGATTGGCCAGCTGACCTCGAAGAGAAGTCAGGGGAAATCACTTGGTGGATGGATGCTGTTAGTGCCGTTAAAGGTTTTGGAAACGAGCATTACAAG AAGCAAGACTATAAGATGGCTCTTCGTAAGTATCGCAAGGCCTTGCGGTACTTGGATATTTGCTGGGAGAAAGATGACATTGATGAAG AAAAAAGTTCATCACTGAGGAAATCGAAGTCACAGATATTCACAAATAGTTCT GCATGTAAACTGAAACTTGGAGATTTAAAAGGAGCTTTATTGGACACAGACTTCGCAATGCGCGATGGGGAGGACAATGTCAAAGCTCTGTTTCGCCAAGGGCGG GCATATATGGCATTAAAGGATGTGGATGCTGCTGTCGAGAGTTTCAAAAAGGCATTAGAGTTGGAACCAAGTGATG CTGGAATAAAAAAGGAGCTTGCTGTTGCAAAGAAGAAG ATTGCTGATAGACGTGATTTGGAAAAGAAGGCCTATTCGAAAATGTTCCAGTAG